Genomic window (Rhododendron vialii isolate Sample 1 chromosome 4a, ASM3025357v1):
GGATCCAACCATGGTTGATTGTGTGGAAAGCAAACCCATTAATTAACCGGATTAACCATTGaggctctctctttctcacagcACATGAACTATATATCCACATACACACACTTCTTGACCAAGGCTTGCACGTGGAATCTCCAACGATTGCCtttggaaattgatatttgTGTTCCCTTTCTTGATGCAGATGCTCCATTTTGTTcataaagttactagtaacttcacgttaaaagtggagcgcctaCATCAAAAAAGgaagcgcgaatatcaattcccttgcCATTTCAATTGGTTCTTAATATTGGACTCCACCATTTGTTAGTTGTTACAAATTAACAAAGGTATAAACGAGTTcggctcctctccaattcaTATCCTCCAATTCCAATTTAATGGTCAGGATTATCCTAGTATCTCCGACCCTAAAGCTCATGTGGTATTCTACGGACACCCAATTACTCTCCAAATATTCTCCAATTATCACATTTCTAGCACCAATTTACCAAATTCTAAACATTAGTAAAATTTCATATCGTAACTTTAATAACATGTGCAGGTTCAAAAAACTATCAGATTGACACAATTAATCAAAGAACTCCTTTTGCATTtcttctataaaaaaaaattctgtaaAACTTATATTACGTTCACTTACTTACTCTTAcgatttctttctaatttccaTAACTGAATCTTAATTTCAACCTTTTTACAAACAAGAACAAGTACATCAATGAACACACGACACAGTGCGAAGCACACGTGGAAATACACTAGTatcagtaaaaaataataataagataATATCAGCGAAAAAAGCCAtgctaaaaggaaaaaaaaatattgatataatattagtaaaaaaaatcctcatgcgctatataaaaaaagtttttcaaagACTGGTTTAACAGGGAGAGAAGAcatcgttcaaaaaaaattaatgaggattaattattatttttaaattttgaagattaaaaaaaaattgccgtttaaaaaaaaacgggGAGAGAAGACTCTTATGTAATTGAGAAATATTTTGGGAGTAATTGAGTGCCCGTAAAATACTATATGAGCTTTGAGGCTGGAGATACTAGGATAATCCTGACCATCGAattagaattggaggatcctccaatttccTATGGATTGGCTCCTAGTCCGGCAATCGAGTTGCAGGCCTAGTTCGGCAGGGGTGCCTAGAGTAGTAGTGTTTGGTTAGCATGTACTCGTGTCTAGCTTGTGTTAGTTTTGGTTCAATCATGTATTTTGCGATGTAATCTGTCTGCTTTCAGGCTTCTCCATTTTGTAATggattgacattttcaaaaaaaaaaaaaaaaaaggagaggagccggactcgGTATGAACACCATCGATCTAACCATCCACAAGCCCAAtttcctttttccatttttgaagATGGCTTTACTGCAGTTTTGGAGCAAACTGCACGTACAGCGTGCAGTTTTGCATTTTCAGTGCCCTTTTTGGGCCTCGCTCGATGATCGGAATCATTCATATAATAGAGCTCGATGAGTACTTCGACCATACCAAAAACGACTGAGGAGGAAGCTGCTCTAGGTAAAGGGAAGCGCCAAAGGAAAGCTGTTTCTTACAGGGAAGCATATGCTCCACAACTTGGTGAAACATTGTATGAGGTATTGGCAGTTACTTTTCTTAGTTGGACATAATTTCCGTATTTTCAGCTAGACATGCTGGACACATATGATCGTATCCTTAATTATTCAAGTGTCCAATGCCTGACATGAAAAGGATATTTTGCAAATATCAAAGAGTCCATTTAAAATTGGAAGAGGAAAAATAGGAGGGGCTGATTAGTTGGAGGGGCTACCATTGGATTTGTTTCCAAAAAGGCAATTTGTTAGAATTTCAGAATCCTGATAGTAGAAGTATCAAACAAAcagttttttgagttttatttgaTGTTTAGAGGCAGGGCTTGGTTAGAGTTTGATGCCAGCCATCAATGCTTTTGGGGGTAAATTGGGTTTGTTTGGAAGCTGTAGAGTTGGTTGTTTGCTTTTGATGAACGGGAAGAAGCAGCTGGAGGAGGATGACTAGAAATGCCAGACACAAATTATCATAATGACTAGAAATGCCAAACACAAATTATCATAATTCCCATACAAGTTGGAAACTCAAACCCATACCAAGATCATCCAGAACAatgaaacaaaaacataaataaagcTAGTGGGAAATTCCCTTAACAACAAACCGTATTTAACCTATACAAAAGTATACTGTATGccttttaatttctattttGAAGGAGGGATTCACCCTTACTGTTTACTTAGGATCAGAAAGACTCAAACTCAGATTATCAAccattaaacaaattaaacaagtGTTCATAAATTTACCAAAACCCGAGGTCTACTAACTTCTAAATATACGGTTGAGTTCATAAGGTCGCTAGTGCACCTGTGCAATATCTGTGTTGCCCATTTCTAGTTATCTTGCTTCGCATCAATTTGGCATATTTCTTATCTTTCTTGTCTTAAAATATAAAAGACATTGAAAATTATAGTGGGAGGATGGTATGTTGAAATGCGCATAAAGGCTCAAATTCAACCACCATTTGAGAAGAAATGGTGCCAAGTTGGTTCCGTTTgagttccttaaaaaaaataaaaaaaatcttgttcCTATGCTTTGCAGCActcaaaaacttaatttttcttgtattaCTTCATATAAAGCAGACAGGGCTGCTTGATTTTCGAGTAGTGCTGCGAGACTCACTTATTAGCTTCATTTTGTAGTTTTCTCGTCATTTAGGCAGCAGTCAAAGGATCCTACTCTTTTCGGAGAAGGCACAGGAAGTCCTCATTTAGTAAGATCTGAATCTGAGTTGTACCTTTTACAGCGGGTCTAATGTCATATAGGCGGGCGATTGAGTTCAACAGCGATAGTTAAACTTACACGTAGAGCACTTTGTTACTAGATATATCTTATTGACAGTTGTTTGTATGTTGGTAAATTCATAGGGCTTGAATTGAGGCCGTGAAAGCTTACTCGCAAGCCGAAACGCATATAAATTTTAGCAACCACTGTAAGTATATCAATGCCTTAATTACATTATTCCTACCTTATTCTTGTAAACTGTTATCTTTTGATCTATACTACTTTTAAATGTATGAAGATTTTTCCTACTTTTTGCTTTCCACAAATACCCCTAGCATGGTTTTTACATGGTTTTTCGGAAGCAAACCGAACCAATGCGAGTTTTGAACCATTGCAACACTCGGTTTCTGAACCAGTGCAACAGTTCAAGCGTGACCCGGTGTGAGCCAAGTCATACCTGTTCGGATAGTCACTTGTCTGCCTATTTAAATAGATTGTATCTAGCCATTTCATGCATCCAAAATTCAGAGAGCACACATACATCGCAGGACTTGATCTACTTTAAGGACACCTTGGCGAGGGCGAAATCTGCTTTAAGGACACTGTGATTCATCGCTGGACTGGATCTACTTCGTATTCTTTTACTTCGTATTCTTTGGTGTCGGCATTTGTGAGTTATATTCTCACACCAAGGTTGAATGATACTGAGATTCTATGATATTACTTGGCCAAGCTGCACGTCCTTTTTTACTAGTAGTTTTAAAATTGTGATAAAGCTTGAATTAATGTTGTTCATGTGTCGATTCTAGCGTAGTTTTGTTGCTACGTAGGTTGCATATCATCGATATTATGTAGAATGACATCAAAATCTGGATTGGGTAGCTCACTTAGTCACTCATGAGTCATGCTATAATTCGTTATATAACAACTTGGAGcaaaatctctttctttttcaaaatctttCGTAGGTTTGACATGTTACAtaattgcttctttttttttggcaatttgtACAGGTAAGTAAGGAGATGGAGTTGCTTTTTGGCAGTTAAccaagatggagttgaagactttttggtagttaaaTGGAACacttgttttgagttttttttggatatgGATGTTTTGTAGTTTCGgtaatgttgttaagtttgaagTGGTTATTGTTGGAGGATGAATGTTTTAAAAGGTTTTGAAGTTGGATAATGAATGTTGACTTattggatatttgatttgaatgatatTTTGCTTCTTCGCAATTTAAGTTTTACTAAGTTGAATCATaagatacaaaaaaatctgaaacgTTGTAAGCAGGTGAAAATAATATATGGAATAAAGTGTGTATTGCTGCTAAAGTCttatttttggtgacaaaagaaGTTGTCACTGTTGTGTGTCTATTACTACGATAGGTTATTGGTGACACACAATTGGTTGTCATGGTACGTACTTTTAGTGACAACCTTTGTCAAAGAAAAATCTCTTTTCTGTGACAACATGGTGCTGCCATCGTTACTTTCCGTGACATAATTACTTTTGTCGCAGAAAATCTATCTTTTGTGACACCATATTGTTGTCACTGTTACTTTTGGTGACAACTGTGTCACGGAAAATTTGTCTTCGGTGATATCAAATTATTGTCACTGTTGACAACATTCCGTGACAACTACACACTTTTGTCACCCTTGACTTTCAGTGTCATGGATACAATGACACCTCTTCttgtgtcaccaaagataataggTGACAAAATTTGGACTTTTGGTGACATTTTTGCATATCACCGAATGTgctttttgttgtagtgaaccATGTTGATCGGATTCCGATCAATATCCAATTGAAACATGTttctctttgaaaaaatgtACCAGGCACACTAGATTAATAAACCCATCTTCAACCCTTCTGTTTGAAGATAAATGTGCTTCAATTGGATATCAATTGGAATccaatgaacatgatttttggtatggtcGAGGTAGTCGTCGAGCTCTATCATATGAACAATTCCGATCATCAAGCGAGACCCAAAAAGGGCACTGAAAGTGCAGAATTGCACACTGTGCAATTTGCTCCAAAACTGCCGTAAGACAAACCAAGTACTTAGGGCCGCTAAACAAACCCAGTTACTCGAGTCTGAGCTCGTGTTCGTTcgttaaaagcttgttcaagattggtttgCTACATGGACGAACCAAactttaaacatttttttgaagctcgttaagatTTCAAGCCAAGTTTGGACAAGTTACTACTCGACTCGTTCAGCTTAATATGtgtaaaaaaatcaagctaCTTGAGATCGACTCGTGTTTGTGTTTGGCTTTATTGAACCTCGTTTGAAATCGACTCATCTTATAAACAAGCTAAGTTCGaatatatttttgaagctcTTTAAGTTATCAAATCAAGTTTAATCAAGTAAATCAACTACCTGTTTGTTTATCACCCCTACAGGTACTTCATTGGACTGGGTTCGCTTACAGCCCAGGCTTCGTGGGTACCGAAATACCGATTCGAGTGACGAGAATTTGGCTTCTCTACATAGAATTGGAAGAAGGTTGTTTTAATTTCTAGGACCCCTCTATATAATACGTACTGATAGGAATCCCACCGATGGGGTACCAACGGGCTTGCAGGGCCCACTCCCGACCCCGCACGAACGATTCAAGCTGttgaataattttaaaataaaataaaaaaaaaaacgaatggaCCCATGAAATTTCAGCTCAATCAGATATGTGTAGTTTTATAAGTGCATGAGTGGAATTATCCAAATTCAATTGATGTAGTCCTGAACCTTTGGGTTATTCAAATGAAAACCAAGAAATCTAAATTTAATGGTATGTTTCATTCGGGATCTGGCAAagaaaaatgaattgaaaaaaCTCGTCATATTGGATTTATTTTTACTGataatgaaaaacattttttgacATCATTATTGTTTTCCTCTATAGGGTAATTACCAATTAGTGAAGCTGAAGCTGAGAGTGGCCATGAGGAGGATAGCCCAGATTGTACCTACAATTTTTTGATAACAAGTCCAATCGTTGGTACCAAAATAAGTATGGCGAAAGCCAATTTCTGGTTGGCTATAGTGTGTGTCATTTTAGCATAACAATGCCCTTCCCCTTCCCCTGTGCAATAACCTTTTTCATATACTTTGCAAGTGTCAAATTTGACGCTAAAAATGGATTGCCAAAGTTTGACATTAAATTTGGCACAAAAGTAGAGAAGGTTTAATTTGCCGTTTTTTATGTCAATTTTTCACTCCTAAACTGCATCTCCCTCCACTAAGCACCATTCCATTCCATTAATACCAAATCAATTTCTATTTCATCAGTTACTTCTCTTTGTTATGAAAAAATGGATGTATGATTCCACAGGGTATTACCATCAGCACCACACACACTCATCTACAGGGGTGACTGCACTTATCACGACATTGAAACATAGGCCCCTCCTCATTTTCTGGGCACTAAAAAGTAATTTTAGTCCCCGCCAACAAGCTATGGAACCTTGAACCCCAGATATTAAGCGAGAAAATCATGTatttaaaaattaaaccaaCACCCGGTAGTTTTGTCTCTCCCTCCCCTTAACCTTGAGCATCGAGCCAGAAGTCCTGGTAGCTAGACCTGTCAGGAGCTATAACCCTGTGCAATCTGTGTGTACATACATACACTTTCATTTTATGTGGTGAGCTATTCATGTTACTTCCATACTGCAGATATATCATGAGTAAGGAGTACAGAGTGAGGAGCTTTGCCGCTAAAAGAACCAGCCTACGCGAAGGCCAGAAATTATGGCCACACCAGCAGCTGCCACTCCTACAGTTGTGAGGAGCTTCACTGCTGAAATAGCCAGCCTCCGTGAAGTCCTATCTACATGCCAAAGGTGCTCCAGCTGCAACATGATCAATGAGGAATTCAAGAACATAGATATTAAAAGATATTGCTGCAAAAAATCTATTCCATAACTTCCAGACTCGAAAGAACGAGATAGCAAAGAACAGAAGACCAATCAAAACTTGTTTTGtgtcagccaaaaaaaaagaaaaaaccaatcATAAAAGGAGGGTGACCTTTACTTTGATAATAATTAAACACTTCACATTTTAAGAGAAGTTAACCATCCAGTGGTCTTGGAAGCCAAGTAATGGTGTGGATTGGCATAGATTTAAATCACTCCAAAGAAACTTTTAGGAGCTATATGCTGATCTTGTATAGctaatgaaaaaacaaaacatgtgAAAATGGTCTAACCTCAACAGATTGCTTCCAGTACTTCTTTATTCCCTCCAGGTGCCCCTTTCCGACAACTGCAACAATTGAACTGTGCGTACGAGCAACTTCTAATAAAGTTGCTGACATGTACCTGAACATGCAAACAAGGATTCAGGTTAACTAGATAACTATACTACTTGAAATCTTAAGAAACTTACAGTGGAGCAAGAAACTAAATACATAAAGTAGAAAATGTCACTGTACTTGTGTTCATTGGGGCTGAGATGGATATTGCAATAAGTATCAGAGTAATCATTCTTCAAGAAAGTTCTAAAGCTAGTAGCATCACTTTCAATTACAAGTATCCTCTTCtttcattaatttcttttccttttaaggAGAAATATAAAGACCGGAAAATAATGAAAGAAGTGGATGTTGAGTGGCGAAGAGAGATGGGTTTCTATATATTCAGGGCCCATTGGATTTGTGTTTAGAACCACTTCCATAAGGTGCCACATCCGAGAGTAAAGATTTTACTAGAAATGCATCCCTTTCTCTAGTGCAAATTGGAAACTTATGGAGTATCAAAGAAGCTATCCGTCTTTGGTCTGATATTGCCTATAAAAACTAACTTCTCCTTGAAATTGGGAACACTATACATTCAAGCTATACAGTCGGATATTGCTCAGAAAAACATACTAAAACTACACAAATCACGGCAAGGATGGCTTAATGCAACTCTGTTGATCTCTCTTTCATAGAGGTGTTGGAATTCATGATGGGATCCAACTATATGAAGCATGAGAAAATATCTAAGCGAACCAAGTAGACTTACCTTACAGTTTTTctgttctctctttctcataCGAACATGAATGAGAAGTATTACCTACCAAAGTTTACCCTGTAAAGTCTTCCTAACATATCAAAATGGACTACAGAGGGACCTTGACAGAATACTTTCTCTTAATACTAAAACATCAAAAACAAAGCGAGAGAACAAGACGAATACTAGAACAAAATGTTGCCACAAAAGTATGTGGCAactagtacaatactgtataaGAAAGCAACATGTACTTACTGATCTCGCTCATATACAAGGGTTTCCATGAGAGTGGGGAATTGCTCGCTCATATGTTGAATCACACGAGTCAACATATCGACATCATCCATTTCCTTCAGCTGAAGCAAAAGCCAAATTATAACCACTGAAATTCAGTAATGTAATTATTGTACCCTTGTTTAAATATCAATATCATTTGCAAACACTGCCGTTTGGAGCCATAAGTTGTGAAGAAAGGCAAACATACCATTTTATTGAGATCTTCAGAGCTTGGTAAAAAGAATGCTTGGAAAACCACGGAATAAAGTAATTTTATCTTATGCCAAAGTGGCATCTTTGCCCATGTCCTTTGTAAAGTAATCTATCAGTTAAAACCAAATATCAAGAATAAGTTAGGTTACAATGAATTTTTGTTACAGACAATTCAAATATAGACAATGTTGAAGAATTGCTTATAAGATGACTGAGAGGGGGAAGACTAGTAGTTAGCACAAGTTAAGAAACTACATTCTCGATCTAGAAGCATGCTGAAGACATTAATTTCTGAAGCTGCCAAAAAGAGCCATTTTACAGACTAAACCACTCACAAGCAGAAAAGGAATACATTTGGATGTTCAAGATATACAGTCACATAAGGTCCATATCCCAGATAAGgcaagagaaaaaagagagagtgctTAATTCTTTGAGGATTAGTGAAAGATATGGTTAGCATTGATTATTGATGTTCCTCTGTAGAGTTTTGCAAATACTATGCCGGATAATGCATCCTCCATCAATAAAGCAGGAACCAAATTCCACCCCCCACAACCCTCTCTCTTTATCTGTGTCAAGCAGAATGCTCTTGGAGATTAAGGAGCAAGTCCTGCAGACTAATAGTTAGTACACGCAAAGAAGCTATATTCTAAAGAGTCAAGATATTAACTTCTGAAGCTGCCGATAAAGAGCCACTGTTGAAACTAAAACACTCAGAGAAAGGACTACTTTTGGATGTTCAAGATATATAGTCATAAAAGGTCTGCATCCCAGAGAAAGCAAAGAAAGCGAGAACTTAAGTCTGGAGGAGGACAGAAAAACAAGGTTAGCATACTGTATTGTCGTTCATCTGTAGAGTTTTTCAACAACACATGGGATAATGCCACAACCAGCAATAAAGCAGGGACCAAATTCCATACCCCACGACCCTTCCCTCTTAATATCTTTCAAGCAGAATGCTCTTACAGAGAAAAAGGCGCAAGTCATGCTTGGCCTGTAAAACCACAATTTCGATGTACTTTCAAATGTACCTCACCAACGTTACTGGTACACTAGGTGGGGTAAAGCAGGAGGTGGGTTGGAGCCAAAGAAGTGTTTCTTGTTTcaacaatcaaacaaaatctaatgCAAAAAGTATCTTACTTGTACCGGGCGATCGCCAAATTTCACTTGCACGTTGTCATCATACTTGAGTGCTTCTTCACATGCCACCCGAAACTCAGAACCAGGGCATACCTCAAGCTTGCTGGCAACCTAACAAAAGAACACACAGACTCATTAAAAAGATTAAGATGCATGAGAAAAGTACAAAGACCAAAAAACACACTGTAGCAGATATGTAAAATGCAAGAACGAAACACTTCTGTGTCAATTAACAAAGAATCTGGTGAATAATAATGTTCATGCCTTGGCCAGAAACCAGCTGTACAGGATTCCAAATATATCGTGCTGTGCCTTCCACATCTCCACCATATCTCTCATGGTTGGTACCTGGGGAACCAAAAATTATTACTTGTGCAAGTGAAATTTAGGGAATGGCTGCTAAATGCTAGTACTATGACGatagaaagaataaaaagacAACATGCAATGCACCATCACTACACATACAATAAACAGGTTATTGTTATTAACTTGAGCATTCTTCAGTGGGGAAAAAATACTTGGAGCCTGAAGGCTCCACGCCACCACCACATATCTCTCACTAGTGTCCATAAGAATATAAGATCATGCCTCTCACTCCACAAGGTGAATATTGTAGGTTCAAGACATTGTAAGAAGAGGAAACCAGTTCCTTAAACGCATATTCAATATACAGGACCATGCTGGCTGCAGAGTTACAGGACCTTCaagtaataaataaaaataaaatcagcaGCAACATGGATTTCTAAGACAATAATGGGATGCTTCAGATAAGATCAATAAGCTAGGACAGAATATCCCCCATGACATACATATAATGGAATCCGCTGAGTGTTGTTCAAAAAGACCTATTAGAACCTACCTTTCATGGATGATGTAACAATTTGAACAAATTAACAAGCTGATAAGCCTTACAATTCTTAATGGAATACCTCTCGAAACGTCCTACAATGAGTTGCACCAAACATAAGGTTTTATTACGGAAACAGTGAAAATTGACAGACTAATAACCTCGAAAGGGGTATCCTTTTGCAACACAGCTTGCACACAATGCCGGTATACAAAAATGGATTCCACCGTATAGCTTATGGCATCCTTTGCGGACACATAAGATGATGCACATGCAGTTTAGTCTCGTGGGCCCACTAGGGGTCCCTCTTTAGTGgtccaatctttcattttgtAGGCCCATTGTGTAGATGGCTTATAAAGCATCAGTCCGATCCCTTACTCACAAAAAGTCCAGTTCGATCCGGTAGCAAGATAATATGATTCTGATCAAATAGAAAAGGATCCTATGTTTCATGCATGGACACTGGAACAAGTGTGTGTTTAATTGTCATACCCCACTAATTTTCATGTCACGGATATCACATCATCTAACTTTAATGTCTAGGACCTGTGTCTGCAATTTTCTATGTAGAACAAATTTCTCATATCCCTTCACAAGCGTCAAGTATCCGGGGTGCTTACTTCATAAATTTCAAAGAGCCACAACGTACAGTTCATCATATTTGCCTTCGAAAAAATGAATGATCAAATTTCAACCGtacttgtttggtttttttcaagACAAATGCCATAGCATTATCACAATTGTTGGATCAACCAAATTATTTTCAAGTTTATCATAAACACAGAAGGCCAACAAATGAGTGACCACATCACAAGAATGACTCCCGTGGTGGACCCATGGGGCCAAACGATACGGTGCAGTCCGCTAAAGTAGACTGCAAACTATCCATTCCCTAATATAAAAGCCATTAATAGCAAACTAAAGCAAACGAGCAATGAACAATTAAGTAATATTACCTTTAAATTCTGAGGAAAAAGTACAGCCTTACGACTGGGGCATAGTTCCAAGAAAACAACCTGTAGTCAAAACATGCACAAGTACTTAATAATTGATACGCAGATTGAAGATTGCTGCTACAATCAACCTGTTAAATGATCTGTCCATTAATCAAGTGGTACTAAGTTCCTAAAATAGAAtcacctgtggttttgaaaagcCGATTACAGCTTTAACTTCTTGGCATGATTCCTGCAACCACAGGGACAAAGATCATACGGTCAATTACTTACCTTTgctgttccttttctttttcattactTGATGACAAAAACATAACTAAATCAATGTAATGTCAGGATGAATCACCAACAGCTGACTATTTGGGGGGATGTTAAAACAAGAAAGGAGTCAATAAGGAGCACGCCTGCAAAATTGAGATGCTACGATGCCAGCAGCATCTGGTAACTTTGAAATGGGCGAAACTGAAATTTCTGGACATCTGGCAGCTAAATAAACAAAACTGCAACAGTTGGCAAATGATGCTCTCATACTGACAACGCTGTATGGAGAAACATCAACTGAACTCCATTACCCATCGTAAAACTTCAATCCATCAATATGACACAGAGACACagccaaaaagttaaaaaaacaaaaagcgaATATGAAACAGAGAAGCCTCAAATAGATTCTCTTCATGTCAGTCCAAGGACATTTTTAATATAATTCAGAAAATTAAAGCTCATGTAATGCCACTATGCACCGAGAGTCTGAGAAAAAACTCCATTCATTTGGTCTATAGACAATCATATTCAAACTAATCAATTGCTTGACAAGAAAACTGTGTCAAAAGATAAGAAACAGAAAAGTAATTA
Coding sequences:
- the LOC131323062 gene encoding uncharacterized protein LOC131323062, coding for MSYLALRLYSNPPAADQISRRRRSQRNPPKPAPGGHMEALFIIPLGSDSPAKAEHFVISIDGPASPVLGDPSTGIDASAVADRREVQAVQLPEELRRKVVKLSCESTAEGGSCVVYLVGTAHVSQESCQEVKAVIGFSKPQVVFLELCPSRKAVLFPQNLKVPTMRDMVEMWKAQHDIFGILYSWFLAKVASKLEVCPGSEFRVACEEALKYDDNVQVKFGDRPVQITLQRTWAKMPLWHKIKLLYSVVFQAFFLPSSEDLNKMLKEMDDVDMLTRVIQHMSEQFPTLMETLVYERDQYMSATLLEVARTHSSIVAVVGKGHLEGIKKYWKQSVELEHLWHVDRTSRRLAISAVKLLTTVGVAAAGVAIISGLRVGWFF